A part of Myxococcus landrumus genomic DNA contains:
- a CDS encoding response regulator, with protein sequence MKPKVLIVENSWTMRETLRLLLSGDFDCSVAANGEAGLAQALSQPPDLLLSDVNMEGMDGYELCRRCRQEPSLQHLPIVFVSGFAPRSDTDPTLPVPDAYLVKPVKPSLLIAEIHALLRRARTPVSAASSTSAQAANKA encoded by the coding sequence GTGAAGCCCAAGGTCCTCATCGTCGAGAACTCGTGGACCATGCGCGAGACACTGCGCCTGCTCTTGTCTGGGGACTTCGACTGCTCCGTCGCGGCGAACGGTGAAGCGGGCCTCGCACAAGCGCTGAGCCAGCCGCCGGACCTGCTCCTCTCCGACGTCAACATGGAAGGCATGGACGGCTACGAGCTGTGCCGCCGCTGCCGCCAGGAGCCCTCGCTCCAGCACCTCCCCATCGTCTTCGTCAGCGGCTTCGCGCCTCGCTCGGACACGGACCCCACCCTGCCGGTGCCGGACGCGTATCTGGTCAAGCCGGTGAAGCCCTCGCTGCTCATCGCCGAAATCCACGCCCTCCTGCGGCGTGCAAGAACCCCCGTCTCGGCGGCGTCCTCCACCTCCGCGCAGGCCGCCAACAAGGCCTGA
- a CDS encoding protein kinase domain-containing protein, with translation MVVTGRYRVEGLLGEGGMGRIWLAEDLHERRRVALKEMQVPSGLSAGKSEELVLMFRHEFFAMKKLQHPGTLKVFDWGMTEAGNRFITMEVVDGQDLSTLARDAPLDTRTLYRVLLQMAQVLAFIHSRLYVHCDIKASNVRITSTGAVKLMDFGVMHQLGTPSPGKLKGTLEYLAPEWQRGASIDGRADLYSLGIMAYYLVTRRLPFKRNTPAALLAEHLTRPPPRPSTLVPVEPALEEIILLLLAKDPRERFQDAGELMEALCHASGEPMPEEPLSARSSYLHVPEVVGRAAELEALMNGLAEADWGQSRAVLLGAPAGVGKTRLLQEFELQAKLAELPFGRGQCRAEGQAPLTPIAQALRALMPHTPTDVMERLSPRLSRLMPSLSAEPSGVAPVPGEEKLGFFGALAEWVQVLGRRMTFVLCFEDLHWADTASLEVLNVLIRALHGTRGMVVGTFRSRELSRLSLAFQTVDEKLTRRMDLEPLGAEHVGTLVGLALPGLEVPEGFVARLHAITGGNAFFATECLRALVEEGALTRVGGRWTAQAGLDTRSLPSSIQAAVLERLSSAPVEQVSLLRRLAPAGRSLELPMVRALAGLPETELFAVLDGIVERQFLQEEEGRYVFTHDTVHQAVYDSTVEDERRVAHGRVALALQTLYYQRSDLARTVGWHYLRSTEPELAIGPLLDAGRAAMESQALLEATLLLKEASTLLEAAPDFPGRDRLLLRIWVTLVEVGYASDPPSSLAFAEKLFSHWSSTVDLEEGRRVALAQLDAACSAPEEERPARLRELFREREADAQVSPADIFWKMAELRILQGMALAIVGRTRDLDALLERVRVEQPEVSPYRAGTLLAPAVLSAYTGRSAGVVEAQFEQLARLRGLREVMGRLPRRLAWALGMGGYMMNMNLALRGEPLDAQATRDGYVVAESHGFTDVRAFHLFTVVTRAAFTGDGAAFVPAFTEKTDLVRRLGNPRLMERNLAIFTPPYYLERGEHEHVAAVVARGESLARVLPEDRWLQCHVRAYQACRDVLFEDAAAVRQSLPRALAAAREGGLRMETLLRVYQSRFEREQGHLEAAREAAELALARSTDPVLANPWDEVLARRAMAALLSGDEGLVHLRRALALAELTGNVLQVGHVRLALAERAASVEAAVAELEAAEAAFTEARASNLQAQAASLRGALRRSAETRQSA, from the coding sequence ATGGTGGTGACGGGGCGCTACCGGGTGGAGGGCCTCCTGGGCGAGGGCGGCATGGGCCGCATCTGGCTGGCGGAGGACCTGCACGAGCGGCGGCGCGTGGCGCTCAAGGAGATGCAGGTTCCGTCGGGCTTGTCGGCGGGCAAGTCGGAGGAGCTGGTGCTGATGTTCCGGCACGAGTTCTTCGCGATGAAGAAGCTCCAACATCCCGGCACGCTGAAGGTGTTCGACTGGGGGATGACGGAGGCGGGCAACCGCTTCATCACCATGGAGGTGGTGGACGGGCAGGACCTGAGCACGCTCGCGCGCGACGCACCGCTGGACACGCGCACGCTGTACCGGGTGCTGCTGCAGATGGCGCAGGTGCTGGCGTTCATCCACTCGCGCCTCTACGTGCACTGCGACATCAAGGCGAGCAACGTCCGCATCACCAGCACCGGCGCGGTGAAGCTGATGGACTTCGGGGTGATGCACCAGCTGGGCACCCCGAGCCCCGGCAAGCTCAAGGGCACGCTGGAGTACCTGGCTCCGGAGTGGCAGCGCGGCGCGAGCATCGACGGACGCGCGGACCTCTACTCGCTGGGCATCATGGCGTACTACCTGGTGACGCGCCGGCTGCCCTTCAAGCGCAACACGCCCGCGGCGCTCCTGGCGGAGCACCTGACGCGGCCACCTCCCAGGCCCTCCACGCTGGTGCCGGTGGAGCCGGCGTTGGAGGAGATCATCCTGCTGTTGCTGGCGAAGGACCCTCGCGAGCGCTTCCAGGACGCGGGCGAGCTGATGGAGGCGCTCTGTCACGCCAGCGGCGAGCCCATGCCCGAGGAGCCGCTGTCGGCGCGCTCCAGCTATCTGCACGTCCCGGAGGTGGTGGGGCGCGCGGCGGAGCTGGAGGCGCTGATGAACGGCCTGGCCGAAGCGGACTGGGGGCAGTCGCGCGCGGTGCTGCTGGGCGCTCCGGCGGGCGTGGGCAAGACGCGGTTGCTCCAGGAGTTCGAGCTGCAGGCGAAGCTGGCGGAGCTGCCGTTCGGCCGAGGGCAGTGTCGCGCGGAGGGACAGGCGCCGCTGACGCCCATCGCGCAGGCGCTCCGCGCGTTGATGCCGCACACGCCCACGGACGTGATGGAGCGGCTGTCGCCCCGGCTGTCGCGGCTGATGCCGTCGTTGTCGGCGGAGCCGTCGGGTGTGGCGCCGGTGCCGGGCGAGGAGAAGCTGGGCTTCTTCGGGGCGCTGGCGGAGTGGGTCCAGGTGCTCGGGCGGAGGATGACGTTCGTCCTGTGCTTCGAGGACCTGCACTGGGCGGACACCGCGTCGCTCGAGGTGCTCAACGTGCTCATCCGCGCGCTGCATGGGACGCGCGGGATGGTGGTGGGGACGTTCCGCTCCAGGGAGCTGAGCCGGTTGAGCCTGGCGTTCCAGACGGTGGACGAGAAGCTCACGCGCCGCATGGACCTGGAGCCGCTGGGCGCCGAGCACGTGGGCACGCTGGTGGGCCTGGCGCTGCCGGGGCTGGAGGTGCCCGAGGGCTTCGTGGCGCGGCTGCACGCCATCACGGGAGGCAACGCGTTCTTCGCCACCGAGTGTCTGCGCGCGCTGGTGGAGGAGGGCGCGCTGACGCGGGTGGGTGGGCGCTGGACGGCGCAGGCGGGGCTGGACACGCGGTCGCTTCCGTCGAGCATCCAGGCCGCGGTGCTGGAGCGCTTGTCGTCCGCGCCCGTGGAGCAGGTGTCGCTGCTGCGGCGGCTGGCGCCAGCGGGGCGGAGCCTGGAGCTGCCGATGGTGCGCGCGCTCGCGGGGCTGCCTGAGACGGAGCTGTTCGCGGTGCTGGACGGCATCGTCGAGCGGCAGTTCCTCCAGGAGGAGGAGGGCCGTTACGTCTTCACGCACGACACCGTGCACCAGGCGGTCTACGACAGCACGGTGGAGGATGAGCGGCGCGTGGCGCACGGGCGCGTGGCGCTGGCGCTGCAGACGCTCTACTACCAGCGCTCGGACCTGGCGCGCACGGTGGGCTGGCACTACCTGCGCTCGACGGAGCCGGAGCTGGCGATAGGTCCGCTGCTGGATGCGGGCCGCGCGGCGATGGAGTCGCAGGCGTTGCTGGAGGCGACGCTGCTGCTCAAGGAGGCGTCGACGTTGCTGGAGGCCGCGCCCGACTTTCCGGGGCGGGACCGGCTGCTCCTGCGCATCTGGGTGACGCTGGTGGAGGTGGGCTACGCGAGCGACCCGCCCAGCTCCCTGGCCTTCGCGGAGAAGCTCTTCTCGCACTGGTCCTCGACGGTGGACCTGGAGGAGGGGAGACGGGTCGCGCTGGCGCAGTTGGACGCGGCGTGCTCGGCGCCCGAGGAGGAGCGGCCGGCGCGGCTGAGGGAGCTGTTCCGCGAGCGGGAGGCGGATGCGCAGGTGTCACCCGCGGACATCTTCTGGAAGATGGCGGAGCTGCGCATCCTGCAAGGGATGGCGCTGGCGATTGTCGGGCGCACGCGGGATTTGGATGCGCTGTTGGAGCGGGTGAGGGTGGAGCAGCCGGAGGTGTCGCCGTATCGCGCGGGGACGCTCCTGGCGCCCGCGGTGCTCAGCGCGTACACGGGGCGCTCGGCGGGGGTGGTGGAGGCGCAGTTCGAGCAGCTCGCCCGGCTGCGAGGGCTGCGCGAGGTGATGGGGCGGCTGCCGCGCAGGTTGGCGTGGGCGTTGGGGATGGGCGGCTACATGATGAACATGAACCTGGCGTTGCGCGGGGAGCCGCTCGACGCGCAGGCCACGCGCGACGGCTACGTGGTGGCGGAGTCGCACGGCTTCACGGACGTGCGTGCGTTCCACCTGTTCACGGTGGTGACGCGCGCGGCCTTCACCGGGGACGGGGCGGCGTTCGTGCCCGCGTTCACGGAGAAGACGGACCTGGTGCGTCGGCTGGGCAATCCGCGGTTGATGGAGCGCAACCTGGCCATCTTCACGCCGCCCTACTACCTGGAGCGCGGAGAGCACGAGCACGTGGCCGCGGTGGTGGCGCGTGGCGAGTCGCTCGCGCGGGTGCTGCCCGAGGACCGCTGGTTGCAGTGTCACGTCCGGGCGTATCAGGCGTGCAGGGACGTGTTGTTCGAGGACGCGGCGGCGGTGAGACAGTCCTTGCCCCGGGCGCTGGCGGCGGCGCGGGAGGGCGGGCTGCGGATGGAGACGCTGCTGCGTGTCTATCAATCGCGCTTCGAGCGGGAGCAGGGGCACCTGGAGGCCGCGCGCGAGGCGGCGGAGCTGGCGCTGGCGCGTTCGACGGACCCGGTGCTGGCGAACCCGTGGGATGAAGTGCTGGCACGCAGGGCCATGGCCGCGTTGCTGTCCGGCGACGAGGGGCTGGTGCACCTTCGCCGGGCGCTCGCGTTGGCGGAGCTGACGGGCAATGTGTTGCAGGTGGGGCATGTGAGGCTGGCGCTCGCGGAGCGCGCGGCGTCCGTGGAGGCGGCGGTCGCGGAGCTGGAGGCGGCGGAGGCGGCCTTCACCGAGGCACGCGCGTCCAATCTCCAGGCACAGGCCGCGTCACTTCGCGGTGCGCTCCGGCGCAGCGCGGAGACCCGGCAGAGCGCATAG
- a CDS encoding 2-hydroxychromene-2-carboxylate isomerase, producing MALAPLRFCFDYLSPYAYLAWTRMPALAARHGRRVEPVPVLLAGVLNATGNIGPAEVPAKRGYIFKHTFRIAHELGVPFGPPPSHPFVPLLPLRVTAAVDDLDARSRLVSALFAQVWGGGHGAETPEQVAVAIQAAGLDAPSLLAAAQRQDIKDRVRRNTDEAIAAGAFGVPTVIADGELFFGLDSLGHLELFLRGEDPLKSEFLERWKNLPATASRR from the coding sequence ATGGCACTCGCACCCCTCCGCTTCTGCTTCGACTATCTGTCTCCCTATGCCTATCTGGCGTGGACGCGGATGCCAGCACTGGCCGCGCGCCATGGCCGTCGGGTGGAGCCCGTCCCCGTGCTGCTCGCGGGAGTGCTCAACGCCACCGGAAACATCGGCCCCGCGGAGGTGCCCGCCAAGCGCGGCTACATCTTCAAGCACACGTTCCGCATCGCCCATGAGCTGGGTGTTCCCTTCGGCCCGCCGCCCTCGCACCCCTTCGTCCCGCTGCTCCCGCTCCGGGTGACGGCGGCGGTGGATGACCTCGACGCACGCAGCCGCCTCGTGTCCGCGCTCTTCGCGCAGGTCTGGGGCGGAGGCCACGGCGCGGAGACACCCGAGCAGGTCGCCGTGGCCATCCAGGCCGCCGGGCTGGACGCGCCCTCCCTGCTCGCCGCCGCTCAGCGCCAGGACATCAAGGACCGCGTGCGCCGCAACACGGACGAGGCCATCGCGGCGGGGGCCTTCGGCGTGCCCACCGTCATCGCCGACGGCGAGCTGTTCTTCGGCCTGGACTCCCTGGGACACCTGGAGCTTTTCCTCCGGGGCGAGGACCCCCTGAAGTCCGAATTCCTGGAGCGCTGGAAGAACCTGCCCGCCACCGCATCCCGTCGTTGA
- a CDS encoding acetyl-CoA C-acetyltransferase, translated as MKSVSKTEEIFFLSGKRTPFGTYGGSLKDLSATDLAVESAKAAFAQAKVSPELVQHVVYGNVVQTSADAIYLPRHVGLRTGVPVPVPALGVNRLCGSGFQAFITAAELMLTEQADCVLAGGTESMSQAPHVIRGARWGLPLGKGNLEDMLWTALTDSYTGNPMALTAEQLAVDYSLTQDQVDEYAVLTQKRFAAAQEAGRFQDEIAPVTLKTKKGETIVSKDEHNRPETTVEGLRKLPKVFKKDGVVHAGAASGICDGAGSMVMATRSFVEKHGLKPIARLVNWGVAGCDPKVMGIGPAPAIRNLLTRAQAKLTDMDLFEVNEAFAPQYLAVEKELGLPREQSNVNGGAIAVGHPLGASGARITTTLVYELKRRGGRYGIGSACIGGGQGIAVLVEAL; from the coding sequence ATGAAGAGCGTGTCCAAGACCGAGGAAATCTTCTTTCTTTCTGGCAAGCGCACCCCGTTCGGCACCTACGGCGGCAGCCTGAAGGACCTCAGCGCCACCGACCTCGCCGTCGAGTCCGCGAAGGCCGCCTTCGCCCAGGCGAAGGTCTCCCCCGAGCTCGTCCAGCACGTCGTGTACGGCAACGTCGTGCAGACCAGCGCGGATGCCATCTACCTGCCGCGCCACGTGGGCCTGCGCACCGGTGTCCCCGTCCCCGTGCCGGCCCTGGGCGTCAACCGCCTGTGCGGCTCCGGCTTCCAGGCCTTCATCACCGCCGCGGAGCTGATGCTCACGGAGCAGGCGGACTGCGTGCTCGCCGGCGGCACCGAGTCCATGAGCCAGGCGCCCCACGTCATCCGCGGCGCGCGCTGGGGCCTGCCGCTGGGCAAGGGCAACCTGGAGGACATGCTCTGGACGGCGCTGACGGACAGTTACACCGGCAACCCGATGGCGCTCACAGCCGAGCAGCTCGCGGTGGACTACTCGCTCACTCAGGACCAGGTGGACGAGTACGCCGTCCTCACCCAGAAGCGCTTCGCCGCCGCGCAGGAGGCCGGCCGCTTCCAGGATGAAATCGCGCCCGTCACGCTCAAGACGAAGAAGGGCGAGACCATTGTTTCCAAGGACGAGCACAACCGTCCGGAGACCACCGTGGAAGGGCTGCGCAAGCTGCCCAAGGTCTTCAAGAAGGACGGCGTGGTGCACGCGGGCGCCGCCAGCGGCATCTGCGACGGCGCGGGAAGCATGGTGATGGCCACGCGCAGCTTCGTGGAGAAGCACGGCCTGAAGCCCATCGCCCGGCTGGTGAACTGGGGCGTGGCCGGGTGTGACCCGAAGGTGATGGGCATCGGCCCCGCGCCCGCCATCCGCAACCTGCTGACGCGCGCGCAGGCGAAGCTGACCGACATGGACCTCTTCGAGGTGAACGAGGCCTTCGCGCCGCAGTACCTGGCGGTGGAGAAGGAGCTGGGCCTGCCTCGCGAGCAGTCCAACGTGAACGGCGGCGCCATCGCCGTGGGCCACCCGCTGGGCGCCTCTGGCGCGCGCATCACCACGACGCTGGTCTACGAGCTCAAGCGCCGCGGTGGCCGCTATGGTATCGGATCCGCCTGTATCGGGGGCGGCCAGGGCATCGCGGTGCTCGTCGAGGCGCTCTGA
- a CDS encoding DUF1751 domain-containing protein — MRPMRSFGGRGGGGGFGLPGLESMSSKLAVGLVAGSVMYLLLRAQGSFLLLMPSGVFGHLFIWQPLTYAFIESEPLSIIFGAMLLWSIGGWLEGYWGAKRLLMVAVGCTALAGYLLGLAALFIPMPYAYQGGWVMCSVLWVAYGLTIGKGQTNFWGIPLSGNAFAAIGAGFVLLRVLTAGFAGQLPHIVAMVLVLAYVRGASPKRLLLYFQHWRLQRQLRDRSKHLHVVPKDRPDRDQYLN, encoded by the coding sequence ATGCGACCGATGCGCAGCTTCGGCGGCAGGGGCGGCGGAGGAGGATTCGGCCTGCCCGGCCTGGAGTCCATGTCGTCCAAGCTGGCCGTGGGGTTGGTGGCGGGGTCCGTCATGTACCTGCTCCTCCGCGCCCAGGGGAGCTTCCTGCTGCTGATGCCGAGCGGCGTGTTCGGCCACCTCTTCATCTGGCAGCCACTCACCTACGCCTTCATCGAGAGCGAGCCCCTCAGCATCATCTTCGGCGCGATGCTCCTGTGGTCCATTGGTGGCTGGCTGGAGGGGTACTGGGGCGCGAAGCGGCTGTTGATGGTGGCCGTGGGCTGCACCGCGCTGGCGGGCTATCTGCTGGGCCTGGCGGCGCTCTTCATCCCGATGCCGTACGCCTACCAGGGCGGCTGGGTGATGTGCTCCGTGCTGTGGGTGGCCTACGGGTTGACCATCGGCAAGGGGCAGACGAACTTCTGGGGCATCCCGCTGTCCGGCAATGCCTTCGCGGCCATTGGCGCGGGCTTCGTCCTGCTGCGGGTGCTGACGGCGGGCTTCGCCGGCCAGCTGCCGCACATCGTCGCCATGGTGCTGGTGCTCGCGTATGTGCGCGGCGCGAGCCCCAAGCGGCTGCTCCTGTACTTCCAGCACTGGCGGCTGCAGCGCCAGCTGCGCGACCGGTCCAAGCACCTGCACGTGGTGCCGAAGGACCGGCCGGACCGGGACCAGTACCTCAACTGA
- a CDS encoding sigma-54-dependent Fis family transcriptional regulator, producing MAGQFELGLEELLSFEPGGGLIQFAGQRVLLMDPVALGLLRKELVGMMGVTAARGIFTRLGYAHGWRTAEAMKTAVAWKEESQWRRAGGRLHTLQGQVRVERLERKPEEGPEPFAEAQWRDSYEAEQHLLHLGQADHPVCWSLTGFASGYMSYVNGREIYCTEVRCVGMGDAACHIVGRPSEEWSTECKEVLRFYETQCMEGVLGQVTDALKQAERKLRAKRQSLARAGVTEDPAGMVARAEAMQRVINLGRRAAKVDSTVLVTGESGVGKERIARLIHDESTRAHKAFVAVNCAAVTESLLESELFGHARGAFTGATHDRPGLFEAAHGGTLFLDEVGEVPASMQAKLLRALQEKEVRRVGENTSRKVDVRVVAATNRDLAEEVRTGRFRQDLYYRLRVIELRIPPLRERREDILPLARLLLAEAAERLGRKVTGLSPDAADQLLRYGWPGNVRELGNALERAVALCEGTRVEREDLPEEVRAAPPSLVPSGNPRRLEDMEKEYILAVLAQNAGNRARTAEQLDIGVATLYRKLKQYGHPEAAH from the coding sequence GTGGCGGGGCAATTCGAGCTGGGGTTGGAGGAGCTGCTGAGTTTCGAGCCTGGGGGTGGGCTCATCCAGTTCGCGGGGCAGCGGGTGCTGCTCATGGACCCGGTGGCGCTGGGGCTCTTGCGCAAGGAGCTGGTGGGGATGATGGGCGTGACGGCCGCGCGCGGCATCTTCACGCGGCTGGGCTACGCGCACGGCTGGCGCACGGCGGAGGCCATGAAGACGGCGGTGGCGTGGAAGGAGGAGTCGCAGTGGCGCCGCGCGGGCGGACGGCTGCACACGCTGCAAGGCCAGGTGCGGGTGGAGCGGCTGGAGCGCAAGCCCGAGGAAGGGCCGGAGCCCTTCGCCGAGGCGCAGTGGCGAGACTCCTACGAGGCCGAGCAGCACCTCCTGCACCTGGGCCAGGCGGACCACCCCGTGTGCTGGAGCCTCACCGGCTTCGCGTCCGGCTACATGAGCTACGTCAACGGGCGCGAAATCTACTGCACGGAGGTGCGCTGCGTGGGCATGGGGGACGCGGCGTGCCACATCGTCGGCCGCCCGTCGGAGGAGTGGAGCACCGAGTGCAAGGAGGTGCTGCGCTTCTATGAAACGCAGTGCATGGAGGGCGTGCTCGGGCAGGTGACGGACGCGCTGAAGCAGGCCGAACGGAAGCTGCGCGCCAAGCGCCAGTCGCTCGCGCGCGCGGGCGTGACGGAGGACCCCGCGGGCATGGTGGCTCGCGCGGAGGCGATGCAACGAGTCATCAACCTGGGCCGTCGCGCGGCCAAGGTGGACTCCACGGTGCTCGTCACCGGAGAGAGCGGCGTGGGCAAGGAGCGCATCGCCCGCCTCATCCACGACGAGTCCACGCGCGCGCACAAGGCCTTCGTCGCCGTCAACTGCGCCGCCGTCACGGAGAGCCTCCTGGAGAGCGAGCTGTTCGGCCACGCGAGAGGTGCCTTCACCGGTGCCACCCACGACAGGCCGGGCCTCTTCGAGGCCGCGCACGGCGGCACCCTCTTCCTGGATGAAGTGGGCGAGGTGCCCGCCTCCATGCAGGCCAAGCTCCTGCGCGCGCTCCAGGAGAAGGAGGTGCGGCGCGTGGGCGAGAACACCAGCCGCAAGGTGGACGTGCGCGTCGTCGCCGCCACCAACCGGGACCTCGCCGAGGAGGTGCGCACGGGCCGCTTCCGCCAGGACCTCTACTACCGCCTGCGCGTCATCGAGCTGCGCATCCCGCCCTTGCGTGAGCGCCGCGAGGACATCCTCCCCCTGGCCCGGCTGCTGCTCGCCGAGGCCGCCGAGCGGCTGGGCCGCAAGGTGACGGGGCTGTCCCCCGACGCCGCGGACCAGCTCCTGCGCTACGGATGGCCGGGCAACGTGCGCGAGCTGGGCAACGCCCTGGAGCGCGCGGTGGCGCTGTGCGAGGGCACTCGCGTGGAGCGCGAGGACCTGCCCGAGGAGGTCCGCGCCGCGCCCCCCAGCCTGGTCCCCAGCGGCAACCCGCGCCGGCTGGAGGACATGGAGAAGGAGTACATCCTCGCGGTGCTGGCGCAGAACGCGGGCAACCGCGCGCGCACCGCCGAGCAGCTCGACATCGGCGTGGCCACGCTCTACCGGAAGCTCAAGCAGTACGGCCACCCGGAGGCGGCCCACTAA
- a CDS encoding dioxygenase family protein — translation MGDGLDRREVLQGAAAAGVAGVLGGGAGGGRTSAPALFVSHGSPMVALDADAYPRALRTFGDGAGAAKALVVVSAHWETPGEVRVTSSAQPPLIHDFYGFPQALYRLRYGAPGAPALAADIVSRLSASGVKAVADGERGWDHGAWIPLLHMFPQATLPVVQVSMPLDASPAEVAKLGEALRPLRAEGVLLMGSGGIVHNLRRVNFHHKDASPEPWAQAFDTWVAQKLEARDFTGLQSWLDAPNGRLAHPRAEHLLPLYFVLGAALPEDRITPVFEGFHHGTLSMRSFALRA, via the coding sequence ATGGGAGACGGCTTGGACAGACGAGAGGTCCTCCAGGGGGCGGCGGCGGCGGGCGTGGCGGGCGTCCTGGGGGGAGGGGCAGGAGGCGGGCGGACGAGTGCTCCGGCGCTCTTTGTGTCGCACGGCTCGCCCATGGTGGCGCTGGACGCGGATGCGTATCCGCGCGCGCTGCGCACGTTCGGGGACGGAGCTGGGGCCGCGAAGGCGCTGGTGGTGGTCTCCGCGCATTGGGAGACGCCGGGCGAGGTGCGTGTCACCTCGAGCGCCCAGCCTCCGCTCATCCATGACTTCTACGGCTTCCCGCAGGCGCTGTATCGGTTGAGGTACGGGGCACCTGGGGCTCCCGCGCTGGCGGCGGATATCGTGTCGCGGTTGAGTGCTTCAGGTGTGAAGGCCGTCGCGGATGGAGAGCGCGGTTGGGACCACGGTGCGTGGATACCGCTGCTTCACATGTTTCCGCAGGCAACGCTCCCGGTGGTGCAGGTGTCGATGCCGTTGGACGCGAGTCCCGCGGAGGTGGCGAAGCTGGGTGAAGCGCTGCGTCCCTTGCGAGCGGAGGGCGTGCTGTTGATGGGCAGCGGCGGCATCGTCCACAACTTGCGCCGGGTGAATTTCCACCACAAGGATGCGTCCCCGGAGCCGTGGGCGCAGGCGTTCGACACGTGGGTCGCGCAGAAGCTGGAGGCGCGCGATTTCACGGGCCTGCAATCATGGTTGGATGCACCGAATGGGAGGCTCGCGCATCCGAGGGCCGAGCATTTGTTGCCATTGTATTTCGTCCTCGGAGCCGCCCTCCCCGAAGACCGCATCACCCCCGTGTTCGAGGGCTTCCATCACGGAACCTTGTCGATGCGCAGCTTCGCGCTGCGCGCTTGA
- a CDS encoding YceI family protein gives MKTTLKSAIALLVALPSMALASTWTVDPAHSGAEFSVKHMMVSNVKGSFNIKEGTVNLDDKDVTKSTVEATLDAASVNTANAKRDEHLRAPDFFDVAKYPTITFKSKKVEKAGEGKLKVSGDLTMHGVTKPVVLDVTGPSKESKDPWGNTRTGVEATTKLNRKDFGLTYNTALETGGVAVGEEVSVTLNLSLTKKADAAPAPKK, from the coding sequence ATGAAGACGACCCTGAAGAGCGCGATTGCCTTGTTGGTGGCCCTGCCGTCCATGGCCCTGGCCTCCACGTGGACGGTGGACCCGGCTCACTCCGGCGCGGAGTTTTCCGTGAAGCACATGATGGTGTCGAACGTGAAGGGCTCGTTCAACATCAAGGAAGGCACCGTCAACCTGGACGACAAGGACGTCACCAAGTCGACCGTCGAGGCTACGCTGGACGCGGCGTCGGTGAACACGGCGAACGCCAAGCGCGATGAGCACCTGCGCGCGCCGGACTTCTTCGACGTGGCGAAGTACCCGACCATCACCTTCAAGTCGAAGAAGGTGGAGAAGGCGGGCGAGGGCAAGCTGAAGGTCTCCGGCGACCTGACGATGCACGGTGTCACCAAGCCGGTCGTCCTGGACGTCACGGGCCCGTCGAAGGAGTCGAAGGACCCCTGGGGCAACACCCGCACGGGCGTCGAGGCGACCACCAAGCTGAACCGCAAGGACTTCGGCCTGACCTACAACACGGCGCTGGAGACGGGCGGCGTGGCGGTGGGTGAGGAGGTCAGCGTGACCCTGAACCTGTCGCTGACGAAGAAGGCGGATGCCGCGCCGGCGCCGAAGAAGTAA